The following are encoded in a window of Bradyrhizobium sp. WBOS07 genomic DNA:
- a CDS encoding DUF1153 domain-containing protein: MTEPHRPRVKYVIGPDGSPLTIADLPAPGTKRWVIRRKAEVVAAVRGGLLSLEEACSRYTLTVDEFLSWQFSIDQHGLAGLRTTRIQQYRQ, translated from the coding sequence ATGACAGAACCCCATCGCCCGAGGGTAAAATACGTCATCGGGCCGGACGGCAGTCCGTTGACGATCGCGGATCTGCCTGCACCCGGCACCAAACGCTGGGTCATCCGCCGCAAGGCCGAAGTCGTCGCCGCTGTCCGTGGTGGACTTCTCTCGCTCGAGGAGGCCTGCAGCCGTTATACCCTGACGGTCGACGAATTCCTCTCCTGGCAGTTTTCCATCGACCAGCATGGTCTGGCGGGTCTGCGCACCACCCGTATCCAGCAATATCGCCAGTAG